GGAccctgagggagaagaggacaaCAGtagaggaggggggggagaaatgcaAAGTCAAGGAGCCGCTTAAAGGGATATTAAACCCCCCTCGTAGCCCAGGAGGCTTCCAGCCGTGGGGGATTTATTGCCACCAGGCTGGGGGGGTTGCTACACCCCAggacctggggggtggggtggaggagggcaaTTGATTGCAAAGGTAGGAACCTTGCTTCCCGGTGGGCTGTTGCGGGGCGGGAAGAGGTTGGGGGGAGCAGCGCAGGAAGTGTGGCACGCCATGCACAGCACGGTGGAAGGGGGGTGCGGCCATAACCGGAAGTGTGGCAGGCAGATCACCCAATGGGCGGGGGGGGTCGGTACAAACTATCTTATAGGGGACACACCCCCAGGAAGGGGGCTGATGcacagggaggggatgggagagaacccaggagtcctggctcccagccccccctgctcaaacccactagaccccactcccctcccagagctggggatagaacccaggagtcctggctcccagccccccctgctctaaccactagaccccactccccatgccaagagaacccaggagtcctggctcccagcctcccctgctctaaccactagacccccactccccatgccaagagaacccaggagtcctggctcccagcctttccctccctccctcccataacccactagacccctcgcagagccagggagagaacccaggagtcctgaaccATTGAAGGGGAAGGATTTGACTGTAACATAacgatgtggggggggggggggcagtttttccctgtgaccccccccccccggggggcagTTGCAGGGATTTGGcttagaaggggggggggggggggggggtacctNNNNNNNNNNNNNNNNNNNNNNNNNNNNNNNNNNNNNNNNNNNNNNNNNNNNNNNNNNNNNNNNNNNNNNNNNNNNNNNNNNNNNNNNNNNNNNNNNNNNTGTGGGGGGCCCCTTTCAAAGGGACACCCCCGGAAGTGCAGCCCCATGCCCAGGGAGGGGGGCGGGCCTGGCGGGAAGCCTTTCTGCGCTGCACATTTCCTGTTTCCtagcaacaaaaggaagtatttgttgTGCCCTAGCCTGGGTGCCTCttgcagccccggccccctggcggagggggcagcagggcctggggggTTGCAgacgccccccgccccccagcagcagggcagagcgGGGGGGCTACAGGGGCTGGACCCTGCTCTCCACGAGGGACGGACCAGAGCCACCCCCACGGGCTGGGGGGCCAGGTTCCCACCCCCACGGGGGGCTGTGGCATTGCCTTGCCCGCCTGGAGACCCCCCCAGCTGGGAAAtcagccccccagggggcaggTGTCTCTTCTCTTCcagggggggcaggaggcggTGGATCGGGGAGCCCCCCACCTGGACTGGGCGCCCTGCGTTGGAAGAAGTGGGGGTTCGCCCGGCCTGGGCTCTCCTGCCACCACAGAACTGGGGTTCGCACCTCTGGGACCTGCCTCCAGCCTCACCGACCCCTGGGCGCTCCGGTCTCCAGCAGCGTGGGGTTCACACCCCTGGGATGTGTCGCCCGCCTCTCGGACACCCCTGGATCCAGACCCTCCGGGTTCAAGCCCCTGGGAGCTTCTGTAGCCAGCAACTCGGGGTACAGCAGCCTGGTACCCTGCGATCTGgggctcagttccctcagccgtgAGCGCCTGTCTCCAGTCGCTGTCTGGACCCAGACTTTTGGGGCTCGGAGCCCCCATTACGTCCTGTATCCGGACCCCGCTAGGATCCAGAATTGAAGACTGAACTCCACCAAAAGTCTGTGCTGGTCCCTCCCCTAGGGGATAAGGCACCCCGGGGAGACCTGTATTTTGGGGGTTCGTCCCTACAGATTTCCTCCTTGTACCCTGAAGATCCTGTGTTTGCCTCCGCGTCTGGCTGTCACTTGGGTTGTGACTCCCTCCCTGGAAACTGCTTCAACACCCCTGCCCTGGGCCTGTGTGTCACCTCTGGGATGCTTTATTGGACCCTGGAGGTAAGAGGCTGGTTTTTGGGGGTGCTGGGTTGTACTGGGGTTGGTTAGGGCCCCATCTGTGTTCTAAAGCCATCTGtagtcttttaaaacactttttcctGTTCTGCTTATGAAGTGGGTGGAGATTGTTATTCTCGTTTTATGAATGGATAAACTGTGGCGCAGAGATGGGGACTTGCCTGAGGCTGTAAGTGAAgtgtgtagcagagctgggaaccccggagtcctggcttgaagtcctggctcccagtcctctctgctttaacccactagaccccactcccccctctctcaccccaccgagccggggagagaacccaggagtcctggctcattccatccccccctccctgcaattTTAAATTAGATGCAATTGTTTCTCGCCCTTCCTTAGCTAAAAATTATGTGGAGTGGCTGTGTGTCCTACATGCTGTGTCCTGCCCTAGAAGCAGCTGCATCGTAATGCAGGATGAGTAGTCCCCACGCAGCATCATTACGTGTCTGTTACTGAGCTGACCCTCCCCAGAGTGGCAGCATCTCAGCACCAGGCGAATCATCCCCGTGCTGTGTCACTGTGCGGCTGTTCCCCAGAGGCAGCCGCATCTCAGCGCTGAGTGAAACGTATTGTCCCCCAAAACAGGTCTTAGCTGTCTTTTTCTCTACCAAGGTTGTGGAGTGGCCTAATTTACCTGTCTTGCTATGAGCATGATCAAGTCATGTTGGAGGCTAGAAACTTTgaaagcctctttttttttttttttttttttaaaaggctcccaATTTTAAAGAGCGACTGAATGGAAAAcagccacccacccacacctgcTCTGAGAGATTGGTGTTCCttttgccttcagtgggccagAGATTGCTAATGAGTTACTCCAGTCACAAATCTTAAAGTTCCCCAACAGATTGCGTGTCATGCTGCCACAAATTCTTCTCCAGGGTTTCCACTTCTTATGCTTCATCTCAAGCCAGCGGTGATCTTTGCTTGTGGGggcagaaaacatccattgttaATTTTGCCTTGTCACATAAATCTGTGTGTTTGGTGCTTACCCCTGCTAGAGGGAATCGGGGGGGCCCCCCAAcgtgtgtgtgttttcccacCCTGATGTTTGttgatctttaaaataaataaaaaaatacctgCTACAGGTATTCAGAACCTGAAATATAATATATggggatatacctatctcataggactggaagggaccctgaaaggtcaccgagtccagccccctgccttcactagcaggaccaagtactgattttgccctagatccctaagtggccccttcaaggattgaactcacaactctgggtttagcaggctaatgctcaaaccactgagctatctcacacacacacacacacacacacccgggcTTCATGGTGCTGAGAAATGTGCCTGGGTGATGTTATATTTTTTTAGGGGCAAAGGTTATAAATTAATGAGTGTTTTTTCTCTGGTGCATCCAAGTTATATTTAGCACTTTACCTCATTACAGGTGGCAATATGGAGTCATGCACTTttctaattattataattaaaccAGTGTGCGTTAAGTTAGCCGTGCCCTAATCAAGGAGAAGATACTTATTGCAGGTGTTAATGATAGCCTTACTAAACATGAGTTGGTATCTGTTTTCCccatttagagatggggaaactgaggcacagagaagggaaatgactTATCCTGTTTGGTCATAGACTactggggttggaagggacctcaggaggccatctagtccaaccccctgctcaaagtagaaccaatccccagacagatttttgccccagatccctaaatggccccctcaaggtttgaactcacaaccctgggtttagcaggccaatgctcaaaccactgagctatcccttccctgcTCAGTAGGCTGAGTGACTCAGTGGTCAAAGACACGGAGTATAGAACtcaggcgtcctgactcccagcctccacTAACcactagagcagcagttctcaaccaggattCCGAGGTCCCCTGgggggggccgtgagcaggtgTCAGGGGATCCGTctagcagggccagcattagactcactggggcccagggcagaaagccgaagccccaccacccagggctgaagctggagcCTGAGCAACTTTGCTTCATGGGGCCctctgtggcgtggggccccggGCAATTACCCTATTTGCTACCcactaacgccagccctggcttttatatgcagaaaaccagttgttgtgacacaggtgggctgtggagtttttatagcgtgttgggggaagggggggggctcagagagagaggttgagaacccctgcactagagtcccatcccctctcagagccagcgatggaacccaggagtcctgactcccagcccacccccaccacacactctaacccactagaccccactcctctcccagagctgggggagaacccaggagtcctggcttctttTGTGAGAGAACTGAGTGTTCGtgactgggggcaggggtgtagaTCCTTGACCTGGGCGTGCACAGTTCTGCCAGTGCTCCTCAATCTCGTTCCGCAGACCCGTGTgatgccagccctgggctccccgcccccctgctctgctagtgcccctcagtcctgacccgcagccccagGCTTTTCTTAAACCCAGTACTCATCCGAAACCCGACACAAGCGAGGAAGCTGGGAAGGAGGCCTGCTGACTGTTGTAATGGTAACCTGTGCTCGGCTTGGAGCCAGTCCGCGGAGGGGACAGCTTGGTTCCTTTGCGTCCCAGAGAGAGCTGTCCGTGACTGGTGTTCTGCCCGGCCGGCTGGCCAGCTTCGTTTTCCCTTCCCCGACACCCTGAGACAGCCGATGTTTGTCTTCAGTTTCTTACATGCTGTTTTATTTagaacaggactcctgggttctatccccagccctgggaggggagtggggttgaGTAGGTTAgagcggggtgggggctgggagtcaggactcctgggttctatccctggctctgctatGTGGCATTTGCTGTCTGATATCCTTCCACCCACCAGGGTAGCAAACCGCATAGCCCAGGGTAACCCCGTCTGGTTCTAATTTTTGGGCTTCTTTGGGCTTAGCTCCCCTGGTCTGGAGAGGATGAAGCCGTGGGTCCCATAGCAGTCGGGCATGAGGCTTGTATGTGGGGCACTCATTTGGCGGCGTTTTAACCCCTCTTCCCTTGCGTGTGTCCCCACAGCTGCCGCCTTGGGATGCCGTAAGGAGCCagacgaggaggaggaagaagcagcaggaggggatgcaggctcaTTGTGCCGGAAGCAGAGCTTTCCGGGCCGCTGGCCCGGCCCTGTGAAGCCGGCGGAGACAGTGTCCCCCTGCCGTCCGATGTGAGCGATGGAAGAGCCCGGCTGCGAGCCGAGCCAGCCGCAGCGGGAGGAGCGGCCGTTCAAATGTGGGCAGTGTCAGCGGAGCTACCGCCACGCCGGCAGCCTGGTCAACCACCGGCGCACCCACGAGGTGGGACTCTTCACCTGCCTGCTGTGCCACAAGGAGTTCTCCAACCCCATGGCCCTGAAGAATCATCTCCGCATCCACACCGAGGAGCGGCGCCACCGGTGCCCGGACTGCGGCCGCAGCTTCCGCGTCGCCTCCCAGCTGGCCAGCCATCGCCATTCGGCCCACGCCGGCCGCGaccagaagggggaggaggacgGGGAGAACAACTTCCAGCAAGGGCAGGACTCCTCGTCGTCGGATGCCGACGTTTTCCCCGTGCTAGAGGGCGGCGGCGCCGGGACGTTGCTGAGCAACCTGGAGAAATACATCGCCGAATCGGTGGTGCCGGCTGATTTCTCCCAGCTGGAGTTCCCCGGCAAAGCGGAGGAAGGCCAGGAGGCCCCTGGCGTGCCGGCAGAGGAGCGGCGCTATAAATGCAACCAGTGCGATAAGGCCTACAAGCACGCCGGCAGCCTCACCAACCACAAGCAGAGCCACACGCTAGGCGTCTACCAGTGCGCCATCTGCTTCAAGGAGTTCTCCAACCTCATGGCGCTCAAGAACCACTCCCGGCTGCACTCGGAGTACCGCCCATACAAGTGCCCGTTGTGCTGCAAGGCTTTCCGCCTGCCCAGCGAGCTGCTGAGCCACCAGAAGGCCCACGAGAAAGCCCGGTGGGCTGGGAGAGCCCCCTCAGAGGGCTCGGAACATAGCGTCTCGGAGGAGGACTCCATTGAGACTTTGGCCAAGCTGGATATCTACCAGCCGCCGCCGGCTGCCTTCGGAGAGGGCGCCCCCTGCAGTTTGAAGGACGGGGCgaaggctgggggcggggaccGGGGCAATCCGGATGGGGAGCTGTGCGTGAGGTGCGGGGGAAACTTTGCCGATGAGGAGGAGCTGAGGAACCACAGCTGCCTCTacccggaggaggaggaggaggaagaggagaaagaggatGGGAGTGGCTTGGCCCAACCCGCGATGGATTCGGAGGGAGCCTGGGAAGCCAGCAGTAAGGACGGAGACCAAGCGCGGCCCTACCGGTGCGGGGAGTGCGGCCGGACCTACCGCCATGCCGGCAGCCTCATCAACCACAAGAAAAGTCACCAGACGGGCGTCTACAGCTGCAACTTCTGCTGCAAACAGCTCTTCAACCTGGCGGCCCTCAAGAACCACCTGCGGATACACCTCAAATCCAAGCCGGCCTCCCGGCCCGGCCTCCAGTACTCCAGCCCCCCGGCGCCCGAAGAGGCCACTTGCCACCTCGAGCAGAGCCCCGCAGAGCCAGCTGGCGGGGAGAGGGCCACGGATCCGCCGGGCCGCAGGGAAGCAGGTGGAGGAGGTGCTCTCAAAGAGGAGGAGACTGGTTgcgtggaggaggaggaggacggggCATCAGAAGAGCGGCCTTACCGCTGCGGGGAGTGCGGCCGGACCTACCGGCACCGGGGCAGCCTGGTCAACCATCGGCACACCCACCGGACGGGCGTCTACCAGTGCTCCCTGTGCCCCAAGCAGTACACCAACCTGATGGCCCTACGCAACCACGTCCGCATGCATTTCCGAGCGGCGCGGAGCAAGGAGCGGGAGAGCTACGCCTGCACCAGCTGCGGCGAGAGCTTTGAGGAGGCGGCAGAGTTCCAGTGGCACCAGCTGCGCCACGCGCCCGGGGAGGCcgtcccctgcccccaggaggggaaggaggaggaggaaccggGTAGCGTCCACACGCGGGAGGTGGCGCTGCTGCAGGCCATCAAGCGAGATGTGGAGGAATTGGAGGCGGCGGGGCCGGCACCGGGGATGTCTCACATCTGTGGCTGCTGCGGGATGATCTTTCATGATCTGGGCAGTTTGCAGAGCCACGCTCTGGCGCACGGCGACGGGGAGCCTGGCACGGGAGAGGGCGAGGCGGAGCTGCCGGGCAGACGGGTGTACAGCTGCGAGCTCTGTGGCAAGTCCTACCGCCACTCAGGCAGCCTGATAAACCACAAACAGACGCACCAGACAGGGGATTTTGAGTGCTCGCTCTGTGCCAAACGCTTCTCCAACGTGGCTGCCTTCAAGAGCCACTTACGGGGCCACCAGAAGCCGAGGAAGGGCCGGGCGGGggcggaggaggaagaggaagggggcGTGGCGGAGGCGGAGCCCAGAGATGCCCCTGACGGCACGATGCAGCTGGAGGGAAGTGGAGATGTTGGGCATGGTGGCCCGGAGTGTACCCGGGTTGGAGAGGAGGGGACGCTAGACGAGGAAGGGCCCCAGCGGAGCTACAATCTGCGGGGAGGCAGCGCGGTGAACGGTTGGCAACACCCGAAAGAGGAGGAGGCCGAAGCGTCACCACCCAGCAGCCCCAACTCTCAGCCCTACCGGTGCGAAATCCTCGACCACAAGCACGACCAGCAGCTGGGCATATACCAGTGTTCCCTGTGCCCGAAGGAGTACTCAAACCTGGAGGCGCTGAAGAGCCACTTCCGTGGCCATGCCACGGCCCAGCAGCCAGGCGCCAGCACCGAGGAACGTCCCTTCCTTTGCAGCCTCTGCGGCATGATCTTTCCGAGCGAGACGGACCTGCAGCACCACCACGGCCTGGCTCAcggcggggagggggagccacGGGAAGGCAGCTTGGAGGCCGGCGAGGATGCAGCTTTCCCCGGGCTccagcaggaggcagaggggcgGCCAGATGAGCGCGACGGGGAGGAAGAGATGCTCCTTTCCCATATCTGTGGCTACTGCGGGCAGACGTTCGATGACATGGCAAGCCTCGAAGAGCACAGCCTGGGCCACCGGGAGGAGAAGGAAGCGGCGTTGGCTGACACCACCATCCAGCTGCGGCTGGGACCGCGTCCGGAGCTGCCGGAGGAGCAGAAATCCGGCCTGACGCCCCCAGACAGCCGCCCCTATGCCTGTGGGCAGTGCGGGAAAACCTACCGGCACGGCGGCAGCCTGGTCAACCACAAGAAGACCCACCAGGTGGGAGATTACCAGTGTGGCGTCTGCTCTCGGCAGTACCCCAATCTGTCCGCCTACCGCAACCATCTCCGTAATCACCCCAAGTGTAAGCTGAATGACAGCCGGCCAGCCGGCAACGGGGACAATGTAGGGAAGGAGCCAGCGCTCCCgcaaggcagggagggaggagaggcagcCGCGGCCCCAGCTCCCGGAAAACAGGACCCAGGGGGCAGCGATGGCGAGGAGTGCAAGCTGCACGTGTGTGAGGTTTGTGGGGAGCTGTGCCAGGGGGCAGCGGGGCTGGAGGCACACTGTGCCGCCCAGCAcccggaggaggaggaagagctggtCAGCGTtgccaaggaggaagaggaggaggaggagggcggcAGTGGGGAGGAAGGTGCCGTGTCGGAGCGCCCCTTCTGCTGCGAGCAGTGCGGCCGGAGCTACAAGCATGCGGGCAGTCTGATCAACCACAAGCAGACCCACAAGACGGGCCTCTTCCGCTGCGCCATCTGCCAGAAGCTGTTCTACAACCTCATGGCCTTGAAGAACCACAACCGCATCCACTTCGAGACCAAGCGCTACAAGTGCGCCCAGTGCCCCAAGGCCTTCCGCCTCCAGAAGCAGCTGGCCAGCCACCAGCGTGTCCACCGCGAGAGGAGACCGCCACTGCCCTCCTCGTCCTCCAGAAAGTTGGCTCACGCCAAGAGAGCAGGCAAGGTCCACACTGATGGTGGTGGGGTCTCGgagccacccgctgcctccaagaAGGACCCCGAGGAGCGGCCATACCGGTGTGAGCAGTGTGGGCGGACCTACCGCCATGCCGGCAGCCTTCTCAACCACCGCAAGAGCCACAAGACAGGCCATTACTGCTGCCCCGTCTGCCCCCGGGCCTATCCTAACCTCATGGCCCTCAAGAACCACCAGCGCATCCACTTCGAGGTCAAGCGCCACCGGTGCCCTGACTGCGGCAAAGCCTTCAaatggcagaggcagctggtgagGCACCAGCTGATTCATGCCCAGCGCCGGCCTCGTCCCGGCAGCAGGAGCTCCCCCAGCCGCCCCTTACTGGAGCCCAGTAGCCTTGTCCGGAGCAAGACGGCACGAGAATGGCGGGCCGCCCGGCGGGAGCAGGGCGGCAGCCACGTTGACGCCTCAGGTGGCCACGGTGACGGTGGCCATCTTGGCACTACCTCAGGTGGCAATGTTGATGGTACCTCAGGCCCTCATGTTGACAGCAGCCATGTTGGCAGTGCATCAGTTGGTGCCTCAGGTGGCCATGTTGGTGGTGCCTCAGGTGGCCAGGTTGATAGCAGCTATGTTGGTGGTACCTCAGGCAGCCATGTGGGCAGTGCATCAGTTGGTGCCTCAGGTGGCCATGTTGACGCTGGCACCCAAACCCCAGTGGGCGTCACTCCGGCGCCCCGTGGCCCTTTCCAGTGCCCGGTCTGCCCCAAGCAATTTCCCACCCCATCAGCCCTCAAGAACCATGGCCGGGTCCACACTAAGAAGCGTTTTGAGTGCTCAGAGTGCGGCAAGGCCTACCGGGCCTCTCGGGACTTGGTCCAGCACCTGTGGCGGCACCAGGCCGAGGCAGAGGCTGGGGCCACTCCTGGCACCAACGGCCTGGTGGACCTGCGCCCCTACAAGTGCGACCGTTGTGAGCGGACGTACCGCCATGCTGGCAGCCTCCTCCACCACAAGAAGGTCCACACCACCGGTCTCTAccgctgcccagcctgcctcaaggaattccacaacctcctggcCCTCACCTACCACCTCCGCACCCACTCGGACAAGAAAGGCCGCCGCTGTCCGGACTGCGGCCAGGCCTTCCGGACTTCCAGCCGCCTGGCCAGCCATGCCAAGGCCTGCCACGCTGCCACAGGAGGGGCCCAGGGGCCTGAGGCTGGCTCCTGCCAAGACACGGGGGTGGATGGCAGTGCCGCTGCCTCCATGGGGCAAGTTAGCTGAGGGTTGTGCGAATGACTGTGCGAATGtgtgggtggtgggggtgggagggcgagAGGGGATGGAGAGATGGAGGGGGGGAGTCAATGTTGATCGTTGTCCTAGTACCAAATCATTAGGAAGGGGAGgaattttcagaggcacaaatgggggtgggtgggagtggtGCCCAGTCTgccagtgggagggaggcagttTGTGGGTGCCACGGAACAATCAGTGAGGGAGGTTTTGGGGTGGACCCCAGTTCTCCAATGGGTGGGTGAGGGGAAGCAGTGTTCAtttgattctctgctgcctttttGTGCCTCTGAGAACTTTCCCCTTAACCCTATGTTACCTTGTTTCGGCCCCCAATTCAGGAGAGATCTTAAGCGcccactttaagcatgtgcttaaatccaatTGATTACAGTCAAGTTTTTAATCAGCTTGGCTGTAATTCTCAACGGATTCCACTGAAATTGGTTCAGATGACCCTCCAGTGATCTCCTGCACGGGAGCCTGAAcgttgtggtttaaaaaaaaaacccacacccaacATTGGTGCCATGTTtttagtttggtttggtttttcgaCGTTTGTAGAATTTAATTTGCTGGTTTGTTTTGACCAATTCCCAGCTCCTTTTTAAATGGTGTCTGTTATTGGAGAAGAaggaggacattttaaaaatggctttcattagaaaaaataataattttgctcCTAAAAATTgacacccatgggaaaaaaaagtctcctttttacctcccccctccccaaaattggCTAAGATGCCCCCTGcaaaaagtctaaatatatttaatttcaaatatctgtaatttaaaaaaaagttttaaaaatagacacATTTTGTCTGAGactttttttgttgtgtttttttggaagagggagagaattaTAGATTTCCTCCTCAATCAGCAAAAGTTGGtcttaaaacaaaactttttattaaagaagcAAACTAATAAAAAGACACACTTTTTGTACTGAGAACAAATTGCCTTAATTATAATAATTTccctcccaaaacaaaaacaaacttttttttaagagaacTAAATTTCTGtataaggagaaaaggaaaatacaaattttaaatctttttttttttttccctgaaaagAATCAAATCTCAATTTTAAACCAACTTTTCCCTTGTGAACAACACACATTTGTCTTCAAAATTCCTTTGAAACAATTTGCTTCAAGATTcattttatgtggggggaggaggaaaaaaaaaaacccaaaaaacattACCAGTCtttcaagagagagaaaaatgttggGGTGTTTTCAACTGAGGTATCGAATTGCGATTGTAGAAAAAATTTCCTTCTTCGTGGGTTGGGATAAAATATAGTTATACCTCCCAGAAATAGTTATCATTGTGCTACTGATCCAAGATGTATGAATATTTTTTATTGTCCTATGGTGCAGAATATGTAAGTGTATTGCAGAAATCCTGACGGTACTCAGAGCTCTCACACAAAGCAGTCTTCTCTTTTAGAAACGCCAGCACATAAATTTTTCCTGTATTTGTCTCGGTACGTGGAACGGTTTTAAAAGAAGATTCTATCCCCCCACTCCAACCACAAAACCAAACTCTCAGCCCCCTCCAATCTAACCCATTagactcccctcccagagctggagatagaacctaggagtcctgactcccagcccctgtcCATCCCCTGGTCTAACCATTAGTCCTTGTTCCCCTCCTGAAACCGTGTTAATATTTAAGTGACTCCCTTGTTCGTCCCTCAGCTGTAATTTGGTGGCTCTTCAGTGTGGAATAAAAACCAATAAATGTGCGGGTTTCCTGCCCCCTTACATTCAGCTCTGTTATTTGTAAGTGACTTTAGCTTTGGAGCTAAGTTTGAGCTCCCTGCAGTGCT
This portion of the Trachemys scripta elegans isolate TJP31775 unplaced genomic scaffold, CAS_Tse_1.0 scaffold_59, whole genome shotgun sequence genome encodes:
- the LOC117870604 gene encoding zinc finger protein 646-like, producing the protein MEEPGCEPSQPQREERPFKCGQCQRSYRHAGSLVNHRRTHEVGLFTCLLCHKEFSNPMALKNHLRIHTEERRHRCPDCGRSFRVASQLASHRHSAHAGRDQKGEEDGENNFQQGQDSSSSDADVFPVLEGGGAGTLLSNLEKYIAESVVPADFSQLEFPGKAEEGQEAPGVPAEERRYKCNQCDKAYKHAGSLTNHKQSHTLGVYQCAICFKEFSNLMALKNHSRLHSEYRPYKCPLCCKAFRLPSELLSHQKAHEKARWAGRAPSEGSEHSVSEEDSIETLAKLDIYQPPPAAFGEGAPCSLKDGAKAGGGDRGNPDGELCVRCGGNFADEEELRNHSCLYPEEEEEEEEKEDGSGLAQPAMDSEGAWEASSKDGDQARPYRCGECGRTYRHAGSLINHKKSHQTGVYSCNFCCKQLFNLAALKNHLRIHLKSKPASRPGLQYSSPPAPEEATCHLEQSPAEPAGGERATDPPGRREAGGGGALKEEETGCVEEEEDGASEERPYRCGECGRTYRHRGSLVNHRHTHRTGVYQCSLCPKQYTNLMALRNHVRMHFRAARSKERESYACTSCGESFEEAAEFQWHQLRHAPGEAVPCPQEGKEEEEPGSVHTREVALLQAIKRDVEELEAAGPAPGMSHICGCCGMIFHDLGSLQSHALAHGDGEPGTGEGEAELPGRRVYSCELCGKSYRHSGSLINHKQTHQTGDFECSLCAKRFSNVAAFKSHLRGHQKPRKGRAGAEEEEEGGVAEAEPRDAPDGTMQLEGSGDVGHGGPECTRVGEEGTLDEEGPQRSYNLRGGSAVNGWQHPKEEEAEASPPSSPNSQPYRCEILDHKHDQQLGIYQCSLCPKEYSNLEALKSHFRGHATAQQPGASTEERPFLCSLCGMIFPSETDLQHHHGLAHGGEGEPREGSLEAGEDAAFPGLQQEAEGRPDERDGEEEMLLSHICGYCGQTFDDMASLEEHSLGHREEKEAALADTTIQLRLGPRPELPEEQKSGLTPPDSRPYACGQCGKTYRHGGSLVNHKKTHQVGDYQCGVCSRQYPNLSAYRNHLRNHPKCKLNDSRPAGNGDNVGKEPALPQGREGGEAAAAPAPGKQDPGGSDGEECKLHVCEVCGELCQGAAGLEAHCAAQHPEEEEELVSVAKEEEEEEEGGSGEEGAVSERPFCCEQCGRSYKHAGSLINHKQTHKTGLFRCAICQKLFYNLMALKNHNRIHFETKRYKCAQCPKAFRLQKQLASHQRVHRERRPPLPSSSSRKLAHAKRAGKVHTDGGGVSEPPAASKKDPEERPYRCEQCGRTYRHAGSLLNHRKSHKTGHYCCPVCPRAYPNLMALKNHQRIHFEVKRHRCPDCGKAFKWQRQLVRHQLIHAQRRPRPGSRSSPSRPLLEPSSLVRSKTAREWRAARREQGGSHVDASGGHGDGGHLGTTSGGNVDGTSGPHVDSSHVGSASVGASGGHVGGASGGQVDSSYVGGTSGSHVGSASVGASGGHVDAGTQTPVGVTPAPRGPFQCPVCPKQFPTPSALKNHGRVHTKKRFECSECGKAYRASRDLVQHLWRHQAEAEAGATPGTNGLVDLRPYKCDRCERTYRHAGSLLHHKKVHTTGLYRCPACLKEFHNLLALTYHLRTHSDKKGRRCPDCGQAFRTSSRLASHAKACHAATGGAQGPEAGSCQDTGVDGSAAASMGQVS